The nucleotide window CTAGTTTGGCGGTAAGGACATGCGTGGTGATGAGATGACAGCCGAGGCCATCAAGAAACAGATGACCGACCAGGAATGGCAGAAAGTCTACGAGATGAGCCAAGACAAGAACCTGTATCATAACGTCATCACCAGTCTCTTTCCGACAATACATGGTACGGTGATAAGTATTGTTATCATATTctattctgattggtggatccaTAGCAACAAGGAGTGTGATTTTAAGTTGTATATCGCACAGCCTATATCACACCCTGTGTATTGTGTGTTCCAACTCCGCATATTGCGTTTTTATaagatttactttttttctgactttttttatttttcaggtaGTGACGAGATCAAGCGAGgtattttgttgatgttgtttggtggagtTCCCAAGACTACCATGGAAGGCACCAGTCTGCGTGGAGACATCAATCTTTGCATTGTTGGAGACCCCAGTACTGCCAAGAGTCAGTTTCTGAAGTGAGTAGGATTCCAAAAAGTACCTTGACGTTTTCCAAAACTTCAAAAAGTATGTCATATTCAAAATGTTCACCTGTTGTTCCTTTAGGTCATCTTTCAACTAAgtactttgtaataataataagacttgcaATGTGCACGTActcaccctgctgggtgttcaaggcgcagtaaaaactaacaaccaacaaagaaaaataaagcaaaacaaagaaaaacagacacaacaaaattagtccttgaaaacctttgacataagataagttttgagaagagatttgaatgttgtggtacaaagacaagatctaagattaagtggtagagagttccagatgcgtggcgcagctgaagaaaaagacctgtctccccatgagtgtcgagacttgggttcaatgagaagaagcatggaacttgatcaaagatttcttgatggagtgttaacttgaagaagttcagaaatatagtacTTTGTAGTAACTAAGAAGATATTTTCTTAATGTTCCCAAATTTTCCAGAATCTCAGATGTGAGAGTTCAATATGAGTTTATGgagtacactgtttgaagatgtacatttcaaatttaggaagaaactataaatcaatagtcaacttgcgggtacaaccatgtgtaaatttcttttgtgggagtgttggctccgaAAGGcacggtgtggtctcgacgtttcaaacggTTTACTCTGCTTGTctagagtatactgtttgaaacgtcaagctcccacaaaaaagatttacacatggttgtacccgcaagttgacTACTTGTATATAGTTTTTTCCTATTTATTcaaaccatgcaaagcttcaaacaatacttgcatttcaaattgttgattgtCTGAATTAATTTTCAATATATGCTtatttttgttcctttttttttctttcttagagCTGTAGAAGAATTCAGTCCACGTGCTGTTTACACCAGCGGCAAGGCCAGTACGGCAGCCGGTCTCACTGCAGCTGTTGTCAAAGACGAAGAATCGCATGAGTTTGTCATTGAAGCCGGCGCCCTCATGCTGGCAGATAATGTAAGTCTGATTCTGGCGTGATTGGCTACatatagactggtcccctgtctttatctgcaaggataTCCACAGGcactgggcccaaattcataaagctgcttaagcacaaaaagtagctaagcacaacaaaattgtgtttactagaataaggttaccagccaccaTTCATTGTCTcatatacaatttgtgactggtatcctgctcattttctgctaagcaaacatttattaagcaatattgtctgctttAGCAgtgctttgaaattgggccctggtcttacAAGCCCATTGATTTCATTGGGTACAAttctgtgttatgattggtccgaggttATGTAATGTCACTTTGCAATTCTGACTGTCTGCATTCAGCGCATGTGTGCATAAAGTTGTGTGTATCATGTAGTGTTATTTTATTCACTATGTAATGGCAAGGTGTACATGCCACGAGATCCCCAGAAACAAATTTGACTATTTGAGAACTGAGTATAATTGTTGTTAtcattttgatttttgattCTGATTTGGATTTTTAATGTGttgttgaaatattttgagCTATTTGTTGTGCTTCTTTTACTTTTCTTGAAAGCCGAGCCATGAAACTGTGGTGTGCTTATTTGtgtcatattattttgttgtattgatTAACATGCATTGATGCTTTCATGTTTCTTATAATTGCTGTGTATTTAATATGTTGAGTTTCACCTTGGCCCAAGTTCACGGCTCTGCCTACCACGGAATTCTGCGCTTTAGGCTCAAAGAATCACACGCTTTACAGGGTAtcttaagcgcagaattctgtggtaagcGGAGCCTTGAAATGTGTTGAGCTTATttgtttcatattattttgttgtattgatTAACATGCATTGATGCTTTCATGTTTCTTATAATTGTTGTGTATATAttataaagttgtgtgcttttagttgcattattattaattgcagtctctgattttaattttaacagTGATGATTGCATTTCTTTTCCATTAAAATTGTGTATTATTtcatacaaacaattatttaatttatgttttgcATTCTCCACGCCCGGCCTATTTAACAGATCATTACGTTAACATTCAAGTGAAAGTTACACAGGAAGAAATAGGCCTAAAACTATAATAAACACTTGAAAACACCTAAAAGTACAGAAGAAAAGCGTAAGAGAGAAGATAGAATTAGCTGTTTACAACCTATTTACcaacaaacaatattttattttcagtATGCCTTGAAAAAAAAGTATGCCTAGAAGTTTACATAGATTTATCAGATtgtctaaaggcagtggacactattggtaattgtcaaagaccagtcttctcacttggggtatctgaacatatgcataaaataacaaactgtgaaaatttgagctcaatcggttgtcggagttgcgagataactatgaaagaaaaaaaacacccttgtcacacgaagttgtgtgctttccgatgcttgatttcgagacctcaagtttagaacttgaggtctcgaaatcaaatttgtggaaaattactttttttctctctttcattaccaatagtgtccactgcctttaagttatatcattgtttttaatagcAGTAGTATTTAAACATTGATAATTCAAAGTTATCATAtctttccccccaaaaaaactgtCTTCTCCATACTGCCCTCAGTATGGTAACATTGATGAGAATTTACTGAAAGCAAAATGGGCGCTCCACAATAAGACAATAATCTGTATCCTGGGTTTGTTTTGTAGGGTGTGTGTTGCATTGATGAGTTTGACAAGATGGACCTTAAGGATCAAGTGGCTATCCATGAAGCCATGGAACAGCAGACGATCTCCATCACCAAGGCTGGCATCAGGGTAGGTTATCAAGGGGGAAAATCCAGAAGATCGCAGGATTTTACAGAATCTTTACTCGACCGGGATTTTATTCAACAGACAGGAATCAAAATGAGAGCATAGTTTTACGAtctaaactgttttatttgaacaaaacacTAAGAGAGGATTTAACTCTTCTGTTTTATGGGTTATACTAAGGTTTTAAAGATATTTGTAAAACACAAACTCAACATTTGGACATCATTCTTTTGAGATGTTGAATTGAGAAAAAAGAGGCCAGACCTGATTTGAGTTGACTGGCCCAATACTGAAATCACTTCCCTTGGGCTGGTGGTCAAGTGTAAAGTTTTAACCCCGTTTGATCATTCCTTCAATACccatgttcaaaacaaatacttGGCTGTCACAGCATAAACTTGATAGCAAAACAAATGCATTGTTTCATTCTATTCTTTTCTCTATAGGCAACACTGAATGCGCGAACATCAATCCTGGCTGCAGCCAATCCAATCGGTGGCCGTTACGATCGAACAAAACCGTTGAAGCAGAACATCAACCTAACCGCTCCAATCATGTCGAGATTTGATCTGTTTTTCATCCTGGTGGACGAATGTAATGAGGTCAGTGAAGAGTTGATGGAATATTTGGGTCTTGTTCCCTGTGTACGCTGTACCAAACTAGAATACTGATTTTCATTGTACAAGAAAGGGGgccaaatttttttttcccctccacCCTCAGTTTAGGTAATTTGGATTTGAATAGAAGAATAACAACATGgcttttttatgcaagttgacagacacacaaggcgtgaaggccacttcaaggtgtgaaCTACAAAAGACTTTTTTTCCAAGTGGGCCGAAACAGGATTAtcgcctggctggtagagcagaaagcactacctccccaactacCCCCTGATTTGTATGTTGTTTTGAACCTATTCCCTGATCGGATATCGTCCCCTAGTATTAGTGAGGTTATCCTTGGACTTTTTCTTAACCTTGGCTCGGACTCCACCCTTAATAGAAGTACTGTGCAAAATGAACACTACTCCAGTTTCTACAACAACATttctgatgcaaaaaaaaatctgcatgAAATGCATAATTTTACAAATTGCTTAATTTTAATCATCCGCTTTGTCTGCCTCGGATTTGCTAGATAGACGGCACGTTTctaaatgttgttgttatttggaCAGGTGACCGACTACGCCATCGCTCGTCGTATTGTGGACCTCCATTCCAGGAATAATGAGTCTGTGGAGAGGGTGTACTCGGTGGAGGATATGCAGAGATACCTGATGTTTGCCAGACAGTTCAAACCAAAGGTAAGAATCGTCGGGTCTGGTGTTCTTACTATTGTtatctgatttctgattttgtttgccTTCAAGAAATCACTAAGATTGTTTAGTAAATAACCTGTAGAAGTTGTAGCAAAGAAGATGCAGTATGTCACCTGTAAAGTTTCAACTGAAGTGTCTATTTGTTGAGGACACAACAAAAAGCTGTCAAGGAAATTTCATTACGAACGTCGAACCCATCCATGTTTAACAAGGTGATGCATGGAtaccaactgcatctctggCCACAGCAGTTGCAAACGGATACCAAGGAAATTTGAATCTCAAAAAATTCACCTTGATTTAAGTTTTGGAGGTTCAAAATGTTGACGtacttttattatttctttaaagCAAGTATAGGCATTTCAGATGAAACGATTTTGCAGGATGCTTACTGCCATTAAGGTCTTTATAACAAGGAGGCTTTTGGatagacttttaaaaaaaaaatcccaggtTGTCACCAAAGCATGAACTTGCCTTTTAAAGAAAACCCTAATCGAAAAATTCTTAAAAGCTTATGGTGTTAATGGATCTTTGTTTTGGGTATGCAGATCACGAAGGAGTCCCAAGAGTTCATGGTTGACGAGTACAAGCGTCTTCGCCAGCGAGATACGTCCGGTGGTACAATGTCATCATGGAGGATCACAGTCAGACAACTAGAGAGCATGATCCGACTGTCCGAGGCCATGGCCAGACTGCACTGCCAGGACGAGGTACGTACGCtcacctaggcccaatttcatagagctgctttaagttTTTTTGCAATATTTTCAACAAATCCCAAGTTTTAATAATTTCGGCAGAAAGTGCAAGTATTGAGTTGCGTATTTTCTTATTTCTTCAGGTCCAACCAAAACACGTCAAGGAAGCATTCCGTCTCCTCAATAAGTCCATCATAAGGGTGGAGCAACCCACCATCAACTTCGAGGATGAGGAAGAAGATGGACAAGAAGGTACGAGAAgataaacttgctaagcaaaatttgtctGCTTAGCGGCTCTGTGTCATGAAGGCTTAATGTCATGAAGCTGTTTTGCTTAGGCCGTTTTTAGAAACCACAGTGGAGGATTTGGCTCTTTAAAATCTGCAAATAATCTTCTTATAACTATGGGGTAATTATTGCAATTTGTATGGGTTTGCTAAATTCCTTTTGCTTATTTTGGAGGGCCTATCAAGACACAAATTCATTGACTAAAGCACGCATTGTTTCTGTTCTTAGAATTGGAGCCGGAGGACAAAGACACCACCCCCATGGAGACCGACATCCCGGCCACGCCCGTCGAAGACCCAGAGCAAGCCAAGAAGAAGGGCATGCAGATGTCCCTCAACGAGTACCACACAACATCCAAGTTTCTGGCCATGTATGTCAGGAagcaagaagaaaaagaaggtCAGTAATAAATTGCTAGAACCTATGCAGCACGTATCATTTTCTCAGTTACACTGATTACCTGTTAGACAGCGCATCAGTGAACATGCACAAATCACTCTCAAACAAACTTCCACAGTACAGAGTCTCTAGATCTCAATAAACCTGGGCGGGGTGGCCTCTGCTGCAGCCAAAATCTGATAATTCCTTGCACTCACAAAAGGGCGAGGGACCTGTCCTTCTCAGTTGCTGGTCCTCGATGCTGGAACTCCCTACCAAATCACATTCACAACATCAACTCACTCCAGACTTTTGATTTTAAATTACTAACTCATCTGTTCTCTCCTCACCCATAAACTTTAAATTTTGTAGCATTCTTTACAATGCATTGTATAGCAGCGCATTGCATAATTGGATAAACCGTGAGGCTACCCTCGAGTTACCACCTGTTTAGTTGTGCATTCCTCCTTAACTtaaatcaggcatgcaacttttccttgGATCAGCTGTTTTCCTCGTTTTtaatctcagttttaccattgaaaattgaaaaatactaaCCAAAATCattgtaattttgtaatttcctctttttttggtGAAGTTGCAGTTGCCTTCCTGTTAAatataaatgaaaaattatgtGCATCACCAAGATAATGGTTGCAATAACCtttctgtattttttattaCTCTTGACAGAGGAAGGATTTGAAGGTATCCGTCGGAGCGAGTTGGTTAACTGGTACCTGAAGGAGATGGAGTCTCAGATTGAGACAGAAGCCGAGCTCATAGAATGCAAGACCAAGGTGGAGAAGATCATTAATAGATTGATCAAGAAGGTTGGTTCTTTTATTTAGCAATATAATAGCCAAGGGTGCAAACACCACTCCAAATTACTGTGATGGACTGTTAAAATTGTTAACAAGTCTAGCTGAATGTGCACgcttttaaatattaattttgagtgtATTTTGTTGCAGAAATCTAACTTATTGTGATATTTGTAATGTAAATTTCTGTAAGATTCActgatttattttctttctttcaataaaccatgaataaatGTTAtacttaaatttaaaaatatctgCTTAATATTGTACTTGATTGTACTAACTTTCTTGCAATGGCTCTCGTTGGTTTTGTACCTACTGGGGACCTCCACCCAACTGGGGAGCCTATAGTACTCTTTTGTTATGCGTTCCccgtttgaatgtgtatactaAACCACCAATGATTTTTGTTCTGAATGTTTTTAGGATCACGTCTTGATAGAGCTCTCTGTGACCGGGCTGAAGGAGCGCAAAGCAGACTCTGAATCGGAGGGCGTCGTTGATGAGAAGGACCCCCTCCTTGTCGTACACCCCAACTTCACGATGGAGGACTGAGGCTCTGAGAAGAGAGTCTTGTAAAAGCGTCTTCAAAAACTTGAGATGAATTCaagatatataaaaaaaagtctgtTGGTGTTGGttcatggaaaaatataatAAGCTGTtccaaactgcttaccaaccaaaagaaaGAATCTCagagggtcgaaacatcaggccactaactatttgttgtcctttgtgtttatGGATCACAACACAGTTTCCAAAATACAGTGTATTCACTCGAAGAGTGGGGTTTTAAGCTTAAGCGATTTATCAATCAAACTTTGCCCCGTTTGATATActgaaaagcttttttttttaatatacagAATTGTCAGATTAAATTGAATTTCAAAATACAGTTTAATTGTATTGTGTGAGAGGAGCTGTTTGAGTTTGTCTCAAACTAAAAACGAGAAAATATTATCCAAGATAAGATGAAGATATTTAGGGGacaattgaatatatttttccaCTAGTGTTAAATAATGACAACAAATGTACActgtagatgtacatgtacatggtctCCCCCAGTGTATCATGGCCTGAGTGGTCTGGCGCACAGAACTTAAGTTCTGGTGCTCAAGTCATCATAGtgtgtagtcttggttccatgACCATTGTACTTCTGACTTCCGGATCCCACCGGAAATCATAAAAACAGAGCGCCCTCTACGTTCGTTCATTAAAAGCGTGAACTTAAGTTCTGGTGCTCAAGTCATCATAGtgtgtagtcttggttccatgACCATTGTACTTCTGACTTCCGGATCCCACCGGAAATCATAAATAAAGATGCCCTCtacgttcgttcattacaagcgtgaaCAGTTTTTGCCACGGAAAGATCGGAACTTTGGTTgttgtgtgaccgcgcaacaccaatggtcttggtaCATAGTGAGGGGTTTGAGCTCGGGTGTggcactgtgtccttgagcattGTCACTTCTgccaagtggttagactgcaggacttgcaatctcaaggttgtgggttcgaatcacccAGCTAaacactgatttcacaatgactagaacaaatattgtcgtctagttactgaaacacaatttcttgatttgtgtaatatgaaataaaagaagttaaaccaatgtttgcatgagagagattggctaaTGCCAGctcggtgtttatatccctttgtgggagtttgccgagttcccttgtaGGGAAGCTCATTCGTAAAAGACACTTGCAAAGTTTATTGTCATCGTTGTACATGTTTTGTTGCAAAGGTTGGGGCATAGCTGCAACTTTTAAGAAAAGTtatagaaacaaatatttgtggGATTCACAACAGCCTTTGTAAAAAGTTTAATGGCTGAAATACTTAAAGGGTAAGGCAGTTTAAATAATGTCGGAAATTGGCATAATTGATACTTTTCATACTTGTAAATAATAACCGAAAACACAACAGCTAAATTTCATGGAGCTTCTTAGTGTTGATAGATGTTCTGAATGATTGTAATGCTTAATGATTTCCTGCTGTGAAAAATTAAGTAGGAGACCAGTTGCAAACAGTTTTTCGAGTAAGCAATAGTGTTTTGTGCTTGGCTTATTGTCGGGCTTATAAGCAGCTACATGAAATCGGGTTACAGTGATCAAGGAGATTTTCATAACTGAAGTAATAGGGTGAACAGGAGGCATGTTTTAATGAGAAATCTAAATCTTATACACTCGTActtgttacatgtatatataagttcactttggatactgttttgataacaaataaacaagagAATATAATTCCTGGGTTTctgttcattgtttgttttatttgtaccTGAAATACCTTTAAGTCTACAAATTAGAGTAAAAATATACACAAAAGTATGATTTATTTGTTGCGGGCAGTATGAGAGACTTCAGACAATGGTCTCACTAGTTTTTGCCTTGTTTAATCAAGTTGATAGTTAAATGaagcctgtgaattttttttttttttttttacagatt belongs to Asterias amurensis chromosome 5, ASM3211899v1 and includes:
- the LOC139937019 gene encoding LOW QUALITY PROTEIN: DNA replication licensing factor MCM6-like (The sequence of the model RefSeq protein was modified relative to this genomic sequence to represent the inferred CDS: inserted 1 base in 1 codon), encoding MDVADQRTGVTQVKDAVAEKCQKLFQDFLEEFTVDGELKYQQGVEELIRPERNTLTVSFEYIQQYNQQLATTIQEEYYRVYPFLCTAVRNFARDRSQIPPSKEFYVAFEDVPTRHKVRELSTAKIGTIVRISGQVVRTHPVHPELVSGTFVCLDCQTVIKDVEQQFKYTQPTICRNPVCNNRNRFMLDTNKSRFVDFQKVRIQETQAELPRGSIPRSVEVVLRAEAVELPQAGDKCDFTGTLIVVPDVAQLSVPGAQQETSTRSKGGEGYDHEGVRGLKALGVRDLSYRLAFLACNVTPSNPRFGGKDMRGDEMTAEAIKKQMTDQEWQKVYEMSQDKNLYHNVITSLFPTIHGSDEIKRGILLMLFGGVPKTTMEGTSLRGDINLCIVGDPSTAKSQFLKAVEEFSPRAVYTSGKASTAAGLTAAVVKDEESHEFVIEAGALMLADNGVCCIDEFDKMDLKDQVAIHEAMEQQTISITKAGIRATLNARTSILAAANPIGGRYDRTKPLKQNINLTAPIMSRFDLFFILVDECNEVTDYAIARRIVDLHSRNNESVERVYSVEDMQRYLMFARQFKPKITKESQEFMVDEYKRLRQRDTSGGTMSSWRITVRQLESMIRLSEAMARLHCQDEVQPKHVKEAFRLLNKSIIRVEQPTINFEDEEEDGQEELEPEDKDTTPMETDIPATPVEDPEQAKKKGMQMSLNEYHTTSKFLAMYVRKQEEKEEEGFEGIRRSELVNWYLKEMESQIETEAELIECKTKVEKIINRLIKKDHVLIELSVTGLKERKADSESEGVVDEKDPLLVVXPQLHDGGLRL